A window of the Helianthus annuus cultivar XRQ/B chromosome 4, HanXRQr2.0-SUNRISE, whole genome shotgun sequence genome harbors these coding sequences:
- the LOC110934718 gene encoding uncharacterized protein LOC110934718, with protein MYSSWVKLFKLHATAYQVLNHIDGIVAPAETTVEFATWKELDDLVLQWIYNTISDDLLVRVLETDSKARDAWVKLKKIFLSNKNVWAAALETRFCNLTLAACSYLDDYCQRLKDLSTQLEDVDHPVTESRLVLQLVQGLPAEYDTTASLINQNHADWDLARSMLQDELIRLEVRNKIVTISLGC; from the coding sequence ATGTACTCTTCCTGGGTTAAATTATTTAAGCTTCATGCCACTGCCTACCAGGTTCTCAACCATATTGATGGTATTGTTGCTCCTGCTGAAACAACCGTTGAATTTGCAACCTGGAAAGAACTCGATGATTTGGTGCTACAGTGGATCTACAACACTATATCTGATGACTTGCTCGTTCGTGTATTAGAAACGGACTCTAAAGCGCGTGATGCATGGGTCAAactcaaaaaaatatttttaagtaATAAGAATGTGTGGGCTGCTGCACTGGAAACACGTTTCTGTAACCTAACCCTTGCTGCGTGTTCATATTTGGACGATTATTGTCAGCGTCTCAAGGATCTCTCCACTCAACTTGAGGACGTTGACCACCCTGTTACCGAATCTCGGCTGGTTCTTCAACTAGTTCAAGGGCTACCTGCTGAATACGACACAACCGCGTCCCTTATTAATCAAAACCATGCGGACTGGGACCTTGCAAGAAGCATGCTTCAAGATGAACTTATTCGTCTTGAAGTTCGTAATAAAATCGTCACAATCAGTCTTGGTTGCTGA